The following are encoded together in the Ooceraea biroi isolate clonal line C1 chromosome 2, Obir_v5.4, whole genome shotgun sequence genome:
- the LOC113563615 gene encoding uncharacterized protein LOC113563615, whose amino-acid sequence MNSNMFLKRVCLIAVILAVAAAAPRRTARSTVPSWHLPCGEDFEVEVASSENLEEELRISLESLKLQHQLTMNDYLNRDYDYLYERVRIGVHDHQYIPNWVPDKKDVNLVRRLASADSQTIVNHFPKLHMDLQKFAVAFEELIEDEIWDTQVQQALRTTQSYLMMMLCEVESNILALPSLQLPTRVERSIMSSVERNPVDDTRRLVRDWGVLLKYRDYLHAWRHVFKY is encoded by the exons ATGAATTCAAACATGTTCCTTAAGAGGGTCTGCCTGATCGCAGTCATCCTCGCCGTTGCTGCGGCCGCTCCAAGAAGGACAGCCAGGTCGACGGTGCCATCGTGGCACCTGCCGTGCGGCGAAGATTTCGAGGTGGAAGTCGCGTCGTCGGAAAATCTCGAGGAGGAACTGAGGATCAGCCTGGAGAGCCTCAAGCTGCAGCATCAGCTGACGATGAACGACTACCTGAATCGAGACTACGACTACTTGTACGAGAGAGTCAGAATCGGCGTCCACGATCATCAGTACATACCTAATTGGGTGCCCGACAAGAAGGACGTGAATCTCGTACGGAGACTGGCGAGCGCAGATTCTCAAACG ATCGTCAACCATTTCCCGAAGTTGCACATGGACCTCCAGAAATTCGCGGTGGCGTTTGAGGAGTTAATCGAGGACGAGATATGGGATACTCAGGTCCAGCAGGCTCTTAGGACGACCCAGTCGTACTTGATGATGATGTTGTGTGAGGTCGAGAGCAACATCCTCGCCCTGCCATCGTTGCAACTGCCGACACGTGTCGAAAGGAGCATTATGAGCAGCGTCGAACGAAACCCCGTCGATGACACGAGGAGGCTCGTCAGGGACTGGGGAGTTTTACTCAAATACCGGGATTATCTACATGCCTGGAGGCACGTATTCAAGTATTAG